CGCCGCCACCGGCGTGATGCCGCTGGACATGCCGGAATCGGTGCTGGTCCGCTTCAAGGGCAAGATGCAGCCCGGCGTCACGCTGCGCGACCTGGTCAACGCCATTCCGCTGTACGCGATCAAGCAGGATCTGCTGACCGTGGCCAAGCAGGGCAAGAAGAACATCTTCTCCGGCCGCATCCTGGAAATCGAAGGCCTGCCGGACCTGAAGGTCGAGCAAGCCTTCGAACTGTCGGACGCTTCGGCCGAACGTTCGGCCGCCGGTTGCACGGTGCGCCTGAACAAGGAACCGATCATCGAGTACATCAACAGCAACATCGTGATGCTGAAGTGGATGATCGCCAACGGCTATGAAGACGAGCGCTCGCTGGGCCGCCGCATCAAGGCCATGGAAGCCTGGCTGGCCGATCCCAAGCTGCTGCAGCCGGACGCCGACGCCGAGTACGCCGCCGTGATCGAGATCGACCTGGCCGACGTGCACGAACCCATCGTGGCCTGCCCGAACGACCCCGACGACGTCAAGACGCTGTCGGACGTGGCCGGCGCCAAGATCGACGAAGTGTTCATCGGCAGCTGCATGACCAACATCGGCCACTTCCGCGCGGCGTCCAAGCTGCTGGAAGGCAAGCGCGACATCCCGGTCAAGCTCTGGGTGGCCCCGCCGACCAAGATGGACGCCACGCAGCTGACCGAGGAAGGTCACTACGGCGTGTTCGGCACGGCCGGCGCGCGTACCGAAATGCCGGGCTGCTCGCTGTGCATGGGCAACCAGGCGCAGGTGCGCGAAGGCGCGACGGTCATGTCGACCAGCACCCGCAACTTCCCGAACCGCCTGGGCAAGAACACCAACGTGTACCTGGGCTCGGCCGAACTGGCCGCCATCTGCTCGAAGCTGGGCCGTATTCCGACCAAGGAGGAATACATGGTGGACATGGGCGTCATCAACAAGAGCGGCGACCAGATCTATCAATACCTGAACTTCGACAAGATCGCGGACTACAAGGACGTGGCCGACGTCGTCGAGCTGTAAACGCCGCCCTCCAGGCCTTCGGGCCTGGACCAAGCGAAAAGGCCCTGGAGCGATCCAGGGCCTTTTTTCATGCTGCGCGTCGCGCGCCCCGCTGGCGACCGCGCCCGTTCCGTCACGCAGGGGAACGGGCAGGCGCCTGCGGCCTTAGTAGTAGACGTCCACGTAGTCGGTCAGACCGCCGCAGGCTTCCATCTTCTGCATGCGCCAGTACTTGCGCTTGCCGGTCGCGCGGAACTCGTAGTCGCCCGTGCGTTCGCAGCGGCGGCCCTTGTCCGGCGCGTCCAGGATCAGGATGGTGCCACGCAGAACGAAGCGGTCGCTGCCGATGGACACGACCTCGCCCTTGATCTTAAGCGTGCCTTCGAAATTGGACTGCGTGCCTTCCAGGCGCACCACGCCGTTCTCATCCTTGGCGTTCAGCTGGCCGCGCGAAGCCGACCAGAGCCATTGCAGCGTGATGCCGCTGTTGCCCAGCAGCCGCTCATACGCGGCCTGGTCCTTGACGTCGGTCTTCTGCACCGGCGCCAAGGCGCCGGCGCTTGCCGACTGCTCGGCGCGGGCGGCAGCCGTGGGCGCGGGCGCCGGCAGCGTCGCGGGCGGTTGGACAGCGGCGGGTTGTGCCGGCTGGTGTCCATGGGCCGATTGCGCGGCGCCGATGCCCGGCACGACGGCGAAGGTCAGGGCCGCGCTCACCGCGAGGGCGAACATGCCCGAAGCCCGCATTTTCCGAAGGGAGCCCGCCTGGGCGCGATCAACGTTCGTGTGCATGGTGTTCAACGATTAGGAAAGGTGGGACCAAACGGCCGGGCGCTCGCGCCTGGGCGCATAAATTAACACGTGCATCTGGCCCCGATAACATCGGACGCCGGCGCCGTGTGTCCATCTGTTAGAGCGCGCTCGGCCGCCGCGCCCGCCGCGAGCTTGCCTCGGAGGATTCGGCCGAAATCGCGCGCTGATTCATCGGGAATGACAGTCCGAGCGATCTTTTTCACGATTTTTCACCAAGCCGGCGCATTTTGGACGAAACGTTTTTATACAATCCAGGCACACATTGACACAGATAGCCCGCCGGGACGCCGGTGGAGCGCCTGGAGGAACCCCCGCCAATGATCCGGCTCCTGATGCCGCCCCTGCTGCTGGCGCTCGCCGGCTGCGCCACCGCGCCGCCCTCGAACCCCGACAACATCTGCGCCATCTTCCGGGAAAAGCCGGACTGGCACGACGCCGCCCTCAAGGTGCAGAAGAAATGGGGCGCGCCGGTGCCCATTCCCATGGCCATGATGTACCAGGAGTCCTCCTTCAAACAGGACGCGGTGCCGCCCCGCTATTACTTCCTGGGCCTCATTCCCTGGGGCCGCGTCAGCTCCGCCTATGGCTACGCCCAGGTCAAGGACGAGACCTGGGACGACTACAAGAAGGACGCCGGCGGCTGGGGCTCCAGCCGCGACAACTTCGCCGACGCGATCGATTTCATGGGTTGGTACATGCACAAGACCCAGCGCCTGAACGGCGTGGCCAAGTCCGATGCCTATGGCCAATACCTGAACTACCACGAAGGCTGGACCGGTTACCGCAACCGCAGCTACGACCGCAAGGCCTGGCTCAAGACCGTGTCCCAGAAAGTCAAGGCGCGCGCCGAGCGCTACACCACGCAGTACAAGAGCTGCGAACAGGACCTGACGCGCGGCGGCTGGTTCTGGTAGGCCGGCCGCCGCGCATGCGGCCTCAGAAGTCCATGCTGGCGCTCAGCATGAAGGTGCGCGGGCCGCCCAGCACCAGATAGCCGTTGCCGGGATAGCCGCCCACCGAGGACCAGTAGTTGCGGTTGGCGATGTTCTCGACGCGGGCGCGCAGCGTCACCACATGGCCGTCCACATCCATCATGTAGCGCAGGCCCGCGTCCAAGCGAGTCCAGCCGGGCACCTTGAGCGTGTTGGCATCGTCCGCGTAGGACGCCCCGGTGTACACCACACGGCCATCCAGCGTCAGGCCCTGCACGCCGGGGATGTCCCATTCCGCGCCCAAGTTGGCCTGAAAGCGCGGCACGCCGATGACGCGGTTGCCGTCGATGGCGGCGTTGCCGGTGGCGCGCTGCTTGGCATCCAGCCAGGTCAGGCCGCCCAGCACACGCACGCGCTTGCTCGCCTCGCCGAAGACAGTCAGTTCGACGCCCTGGTGGCGGTCCTTGCCGGACGCCGTGAAGTTGTTGTTGGCGTCATACGCGGCGCGCGGCTTGTCGGTCGAGAACAGCGCCAGGCCGGCGCCCAGGCCATCGCCGTCGTACTTGACGCCGATTTCCTTCTGCTTGGAGACATAGGGCGACAGACTGGTGCCCACGTTGGGCACCGGCTTGCCATTGGCATTGGCCGGCGCGGTGTCGCCCGCGACCAGCGCCTCGATGTAGTTGGCATACAGCGAGACGCTGGGCGCCACCTTCACCACCAGGCCAGCCGCGGGGGAATTGCGGCTGTCGTCATAGGCGCCGTTTTCCTTGCCCGTGTTGTATGCATAGCTGCGCGAGGACAGGCGCTGATGGCGCAGGCCCAGCGTCAGCATCACCTTGTCGTCCAGGAAGGACAGGGTGTCGCCGATGGCGTAGCTGCTGGTGCGCGTGCGGCCCTGCAAGGCGGGATTGTCGAGGTCGTTGCCGCGCAGCGCGCCGGCGCTGAAGGCCGGCTTGCCGTAGGAGACCGGATCGTAGAGGTTGGTCGGGAACGTGTTGGCGTAGTCCATCACGTAGGCGTTCTTTTTCTTCAGGTCGAAGAAGGACGCCGAAACGACGAATTCATGGCCGACCGGACCAGTGCGGACCTTGGCGCGCAGGCCCAGTTCGCCGGTGTTGACGCTGTCCTCGCGCGTATTGTCGAAGCGGTAGAAATTGCCGGCGCCGGTGCGCGCGTCGGTCAGCGTGACGTTGCCCAGCGAATTGGCCTCGTCGCTGCGGCGCATGCCGAAGGCGGCCCAGCCGGTCAGCTTGTCGCTGAAGTCATGCTCGGCGCGCAGCGTACCGAACACATCACGCTCGTTGGAGTACGACCAGGGCTGGGCGTAGTTGGAGCTGGCGTCGGGCGGCGCGGGCACGTGATCCTTCAGGCCCGGCGCGAAGCTGACGTTCGGGCGGGCGCGCTTGAGCTTGTTCTCCTGCCAGCCCACGTCGGCGGACAGGCGCGTGTCGGCCGAGCGCCAATCCAGGCCCAGCGACACCAGGCTGGTACGCGAGTGCTCGTCGTCGATGGCGGTGTCGCCGCTGCGCTGCGCCACGTTCAGGCGCACGCCGGAGCTGTCGCCCGGGCCGAAGCGGCGCGCGATGTCGGTGGAAATCTGATACTGGCCGCCGCTGGAGATGCCGGTGGTCAGGCGGGTCAGCGGCTCGTTGGGCGCTCGCTTGGGCACCAGGTTGATCACGCCGCCGATGCCGCCGCCATTGGGCACGGCGCCGGTCAGGAAGGTGGATGCGCCGCGCAGCACCTCCACCCGCTCGAACAGCTCGGTGGCGATGTATTGGCGCGGCAGCAGGCTGTACAGGCCGTTGTAGGCCACGTCGTCCGAGCCGAGGATGAAGCCGCGGATGAAGTACGACTCCTGGAAATTGCCGAAGCCGCGCGCCACGCGCACGCCGGCGTCATTCTGCAGCACGTCGCCGACGCTGCGGGCCTGCCTGTCCTGGATCAGTTCGTTGGTGTAACTGGTGATGCTGAACGGCGTGTCCATCAGATCGCGCGTGCCCAGCAGGCCGACGCGGCCGCCGCGCGCCACCTGCCCGCCGGCATAGGGCTCGGCCAGGCCGCTGGCCGAGGCGTCGGCGCTGGCCTCGACCTTGATGGCGTCCATGGACACCGTGGGCGCCGTGGCTTGGGCTGGCATTGCGGACGGGGTTGCTGATGGAGACAGGGACTGCGCATGGGCCAGGCACGGCAGGGCCGCGGCCATGCAGGCGAGAGTACGGATTTTCATGTCGGGATGTGGGCGGGAATGGACGTCCGCAAGGCGGAACAAGGAAACACTGAATCCCGATGGGGCCACGCGCGGTTCGGCTTATGCGACCGGTACTGCCGCAGGGTGGCTTGCGCCGGCCCTGACTAGCCCGTTTACCAAAGGGGGCTGGGAATCTTGCGGGACAAATAATAACAAATAACAATCATTATCATTACTTCCCTTGATTGAAATTACCGCCTTCGTCGCCCCGCGACAACAGCGACGCCCGGTCAAGAAGATGCGATGAAATGCCCGTGGGTTCAGCCAGACCTGAAGCCAGGCCAGGAAATGCCGCCAGCCGACCATGGCTGGCGCAGCGCCGCTCCGGACGCATGCCAGCAAGGCGGGACTGTCCGAAAACTACAGGTCGGAGGTATCGAGCGTGAAGGCGGCGGCGGCGCGGCCGATGCGGTCGTTGACCGCATGCCATGCGTCGTTGGCGGGCGGCGCCTGCACGACGATGCGGGCATAGCCCTGGGCGTCCAGCTCGCGCAGCAGCGCGTACAGCGCCTGCGCGTAGCGCGCCGGATCGGACGGCACCTGGCGCCATTGCACGCGGGCATCGGTCGAGGCCGGCGCGGGGTCGAACGACACCAGCGCCACCTGGCCCGAGGGCAGGCCGATGCCTTGCAGGACGTCGGCCACGCGCGCGTCGCCGGCCAGTTCCAGCTCGGTGCGCGGCGCGTAATGCGCCTTGAGCGTGCCCGAGGCGCGCGGCGCGGCCGCGTCGGGCGCGAACACCTGCGCGCCCAGCACCGCCTCGATCTGCGCGGCGCTGACATGGCCGGGACGCAGCAGCACGGGACCGGCGCCCTGGTCCAGCCGCGACAGGTCCAGGATGGTGGATTCGATGCCCACTTCGGACGCCCCGCCTTCCAGCACCGGCATGCCGGCCGTGACCTCGTCGGGGAATTCCGCGCGCACGTGCTCGGCCAGCGTCGGCGAGACCTGCCCGAACTTATTGGCCGACGGCGCCGCCACCCCGCCCTGCCCGTTCGGCTTGCCGGCGGCGAAAGCCGCCAGCAAGGCCTGGGCCACGGGATGCGAGGGACAGCGCAGGCCGATGCTGTCCTGCCCGCCGCTGACGGTATCCGCGATGTGCGGCGCGCGCTTGAGGATCAGCGTCAGCGGGCCCGGCCAGAACGCGTCCATCAGCAGCCGCGCCTCGGCCGGCACCTGCGCGGCCCAGTACGACACGTCCGCGCCCGGCGCGATATGGACGATCACAGGATGGTTGGACGGCCGCCCCTTGGCGGCGTAGATCTTGGCCACGGCCTGCGGGTTCTCCGCGTCCGCCCCCAGCCCGTAGACGGTTTCAGTCGGAAAGGCCGCCAGCTCGCCGGCCAACAGCAGGCCGGCGGCGCGGGCGATTTCCTCGGGCGTGGCTGAACAGGACGAAGGAATAGCCATGGACGCGCCCTACTCCGGCGCCTGCATGCCCAGCGCCGCGGCGACGCGGGCGGCATCGGCCTGCGCCTGCGCCAGCGTCAGCGCGACGATGGTGACGTGGCCCATCTTGCGGCCACGGCGCGCTTCGCGCTTGCCGTACAGGTGCAGCTTGGCGGTGGGCGTGGACAGCGCGCCGGCCCAATCGGGCTCGCGCTGCGCGTCCGTATCGGCCGACTCGTACCAGATGTCGCCCAGGATGTTCAGCATGACGGCCGGCGCCAGCAGGTCGACGCCACCCAGCGGCAGTCCGGCCATGGCGCGCGCCTGCTGCTCGAACTGGCTGGTCAGGCAGGCGTCCATGGTGTAGTGGCCGCTGTTGTGCGGACGCGGCGCGATTTCATTGACGATCAGGCTGCCGTCCTTGAGGACGAAGAATTCCACGCACAGCACGCCGTGGTAGCCCAGACCCTGCGCGATGGACTGCGCCGCCGCCGTGGCGCGGGCCTGGCGTTCTGCGTGGGCCGCGTCCTGGCCGGCGGCCGACGCGGTGGACACCGCCAGGATGCCGTCGCGGTGCACGTTGCGCGCCACCGGAAACACCACGCTGGCGCCGTCGAAGCCGCGCGCCAGCACCACGGAGATCTCGTAGTCCAGCGGCATCAGCGCTTCCAGCACGCAGGGCACGCCACCGAATTCGGCATAGGCGGCCAGCGCTTCCTCGCGCGTGGCGATGCGGGCCTGGCCCTTGCCGTCGTAACCCATGCGGGCAACCTTGAGGATGCCGGGGAACAGGTTGGCGGGCGCGGCGCGCAGGTCGGCCTCGCCTCGGATCGCGGCATGCGGCGCGACGGGAATGCCCTGCGCGGCGATGAAGGTTTTTTCGGCGATGCGATCCTGTACCACGGCCACGGCATCGGCGGCCGGGCTGACGCGGCAACGCGCGGCCAGCGCGCGCAGGCTGTCGGCGGGCACGTTCTCGAATTCGGTGGTGACGGCGCGGCATTGCTGCGCCAGGCGCGCAAGGCCGGCCTCGTCGTCATAGGCCGCGCGGATGTGCAGGTCGGCGACCATGCCGGCCGGGCACTCCTCGGCCGGATCGAGCACGGCGACCTTGTAGCCCAGGCTCTGGGCGGCGTGACAGAACATGCGGCCCAGCTGGCCGCCGCCCAGCAAGCCGAGCCAGCCGCCGGGAGCGATGGAGAAAGCAGTCGATTGAGTCATGCGGATCAAGCCTCGGGCGGAACCTTCATGTCGCGCGCGGCCTGCGTCTGGCGGGCGCGGAACGCCACCAACTTCTGATGCAGGCCGGCGTCCGTGCCCGCCAGCGTGGCGATCACGTGCAGGGCGGCGTTGGCGGCGCCGGCTTCGCCGATCGCGAAGGTGGCCACCGGCACGCCCTTGGGCATCTGCACGATGGACAGCAGCGAATCCTCGCCGCGCAGGTACTTGGACGGCACCGGCACGCCGAACACCGGCACTTCGGTCAGGGCCGCCATCATGCCCGGCAGGTGCGCGGCGCCGCCGGCGCCGGCGATGATGCCGCGCAGGCCGCGCGCGCGCGCAGCGGCGCCGTACTCGGCCATGTCCTGCGGCATGCGGTGCGCGGAGATGACCTGCGCTTCATACGGCACGCCGAAGTCTTCAAGCATGGCGACCGCGTGTTTCATGACCTCCCAATCGCTGGAAGAACCCATAATCACGCCCACCACGGGGGTGGCCTGCGCCGCTGCGGAAGTCTTGGCTGTCATGACCGATGTCGAGTGAAAAATAGTTGGGGAACCACGGCGCGCGCCGCGAAACCCAGTATTTTACCCGGCGCCGGCCGGCCGCTACCGCAGCCTCAGCGAATCCAGCCAGAGATAGCCCGTCGGATTGTCCGGGCAGGGCCCGAAACCGCATTCCAGCGTCGTGCCGCCCAGATTGACCAGCACGATGACGAAAAACAGGGCCATGACGAGCCAGCCCGCTAGCGGCACCTGCTTCTTGAGCATGCTGTCGCCCCATTTGCGGTCGGCCGACAGCATAAGCACGCAGAAGGCGATGAGCGCGACGAAGGCGATGAACGACCAGGTATAGAAATGCAGGCCCAGCAGCGTCGTGCCGTAGCCGGGATCGCCGGGCGCGATGTGCAGCAGCACCTGCCGTCCGGAGGCCAGCATGCCGCCCAGCGCGGCGGCGATGACCATCGCATAGTGCATGGGCGACGGCCCCAGCCGCAGGTTCAACAGCAAGCCCACGCCGGCCAGCATGAAGGCGACGCGCTGCAGCAGGCATAGCGGGCAAGGCGGCTCGTCGTAGGCGATCTGCCAGACGAAGGCCACGATCAGCACGGCGGTGACGCCCAGCAGGGCCAGGCCGTTCAGGAAGCGCGAGCCGCGCGCGGGGTTCGGAGAAAAGATCATCGCCCCGCCCCTACAGCGACAGCGCCAGCGGACTGGTCATGTGGTGCTGGCACCAGGCGGCGAAGATCCCCAGGGTGACGATCCAGAAGGCGACCGCGGGACGGCGCTTTCCCAGCATGCCAAACCACACCGCGACCAGTCCGGTCAGGAAAGGCAACATCATTACCATGCGCAGCTCCTTTCTTGTTTCCGGCGGGCGGCGAGGCCCTGCTGCGGCGGCTGCGGGCCGCATCCGGTTGATGGCGAAAGAACTCCCGCGCGGCCTCGGCCCGGCGTCGGGAAGGAATGCGCTGGCGAGTATAGCGTCACATTAGGAAATAATTAGACGAAAAATGCGCATTTTCCAGCTTTTATTGATCAATGAAGACGCGGTTGCGGGCAGGAGCATGCGGCGCAAGGCGTGAGGTGGCGCCGGCAATCTCGGACTTGTCCGACCTTGCGGCATCGCCTATTCCCGGTGGATTCCGGGAAAAAAAAGAACCCCTCGCAGCGCTTGCGCTGCGAGGGGTTCGGATCGTGCCAGAGCCGGCAACCGGCGATCAGGCCATCAGGCGGTCCAGCGCCTCGCGGTACTTGGCGGCGGTCTTTTCCAGCACATCCTGAGGCAGGCGCGGGGCCGGCGGCGTCTTGTCCCAGGTCTGGGTCTCGAGCCAGTCGCGCACGAACTGCTTGTCGAACGACGGCGGGCTGATGCCCACGCGGTAGCCGTCGGCCGGCCAGAAGCGCGAGGAATCGGGCGTCAGCACTTCGTCCATCAGGTAGAGCGTGCCGTCGTCGTCCAGGCCGAACTCGAACTTGGTGTCGGCGATGATGATGCCCTTGGTCGCGGCAAAGCGCGCGGCTTCGGTGTACAGCTTGAGCGTCACGTCGCGGATGCGCTCGGCCATTTCCTGACCGACTTCCTTGACCACGTGGGCGAAGTCCACGTTTTCATCGTGCATGCCGAACTCCGCCTTGGCGGCCGGCGTGAAGATCGGCTCGGGCAACTGGCTGGCCTGCTGCAGGCCGGCGGGCAGCTTGATGCCGCAGACCGAGCCGGTGGCCTGGTAGTCCTTCCAGCCCGAACCGATCAGGTAGCCGCGCGCGACGGCCTCGACCAGGATGGGCTTGAGGCGCTTGACCACCACGGCGCGGCCGCGCACCTGGTCGACCTCGTCGGCCGCCACCACGTCTTCCGGCTTCACGCCGGTGGAATGGTTGGGCAGGATGTGGGCGAGCTTCTGCAGCCAGAACTCGGTCAGTTCGGTCAGCACCTGGCCCTTGCCGGGGATGGGATCGTCGAGGATCACGTCGAAGGCGGAGATGCGGTCCGATGCGACGATCAGCAACTTGTCGTCGCCCACCGCGTACATGTCGCGCACCTTGCCGCGTCCCAGCAGCGGCAAGGACTTGATGCTGGATTGATGCAAAGCAGAAGTCACGGGAATGGCCTATGGCAAAAATGAAGATTCCCGCCTCGGGCCGAGCGCCAGGGCGGGAACAAGACGAAACCGGGAATCCGCGGGGCGAGGCGGGCGCCGGAAGCGCGGATCCTGCAAAGCGCATAGATTACTGCAAATAGGCCCGCCTTGCCGCGCGCGCGGGACCGGGTTAGCCTCTGATCCGGCCGCCGGGTCCGGTGGCCGCAGCACACATTCGCGCCGACCGCCCGGACGTTTCCTGCCCAGACCGGCACGCAGGATCAGGCCGGGGCGCAACGGCGCATATCCCTTGCCCGGAGACAGAGTCGTATGCAGGATGCTTTCCAAAAACGCACCTCGAAGACTGACGCGCAGGTGCACTTCACCGGCGGCTGCCAATGCGGCGCCATACGCTACGCGGTCACCGACGAGCCGATCACGGCCGCCACCTGTCATTGCCGCGACTGCCAGTATTCCAGCGGCGGCGCGCCGGCCCACGCGCTGCTGTTCCCGGCGGGATCGGTCACGCTGCTGCGCGGCGCGGCCAAGGAGCACCGCTACCGCGGCGGTTCGGGCCGCGCCGTCATGCGCAGCTTCTGCCCGGACTGTGGCACGCCGCTATTCGGCGGCACCGAGGGCGCCAACTACGACGTGGTCCGCGCCGGCTCGCTGGACGACCCGGAAGCCTTCCGCGCGCGGGTCAGCCTGTGGACCGGCTCGGCGCCGTCCTGGCACCACATCGATGCCGCCGCGCCCAGTTTTCCAGGCAATGCGCCACCGATAGCCTGAGGCCGACGCGCTATGCGGCGGCAAAACAGCAAAAAGGGCGAGTCCTGCAGGACTCGCCCTTTTCTTCATGCCACATCAGGACTGCCATGGAGGGCAGTCCATCTTTGCATGGCTTACTGCACCACTTGCGCCAGCTTGCCCGAGGCGTACTGGGCGGCGATCTCGGTCAGCGGCAGGGCCTTGATCTTGCTGGCGTTGCCGGCGGTACCGAACTCGGTGTAGCGGGCGACACAGATCGCCTTGGCGGCGGCGCGCGCCGGCTTCAGGTATTCGCGCGGATCGAACTTGCTGGGGTTCTCGGCGAAGAAGCGACGGACGGCGCCGGTCATGGCCAGGCGGATGTCGGTGTCGATGTTGATCTTGCGCACGCCAAACTTGATGGCTTCCTGGATTTCCTCGACGGGCACGCCGTAGGTTTCCTTCATGTCGCCGCCGAACTCGCGGATCTCGGCCAGCAGTTCCTGCGGCACGCTGGAGCTGCCGTGCATCACCAGGTGGGTGTTGGGCAGGCGGGCGTGGATTTCCTTGATGCGGGCGATCGACAGGATGTCGCCGGTGGGCTTGCGCGTGAACTTGTAGGCGCCGTGGCTGGTGCCGATGGCGATGGCCAGGGCGTCCAGCTGGGTCTTGCGCACGAAGTCGGCGGCCTGCTCGGGATCGGTCAGCAACTGGTCCATGGTCAGCTTGCCGTCGGCGCCGTGGCCGTCTTCCTTGTCGCCCTGCATGGTTTCCAGCGAACCCAGGCAGCCCAGTTCGCCTTCGACCGTCACGCCCAGCTTGTGGGCGATGTCCACGACCTTCTTGGTCACGTCGACGTTGTAGTCGTAGTCGGCGATGGTCTTGCCGTCTTCCTTCAGCGAGCCGTCCATCATCACGCTGGAGAAGCCCAGGTTGATGGCGCCCTGGCAGATGGCCGGCGACTGGCCGTGATCCTGGTGCATGACCACGGGAATGTGGGGGTAGGACTCCACGGCGGCCTGGATCAGGTACTTCAGGAAACCTTCGCCCGCGTATTTGCGCGCGCCGGCCGAGGCCTGCATGATCACCGGGCTGTCGGTCTCCGCCGCGGCTTCCATGATGGCCTGGACCTGTTCCAGGTTGTTGACGTTGAAAGCCGGGATGCCATAGCCATGCTCGGCGGCATGGTCGAGCAACTGGCGCATGGAGACTAGGGCCATGAGTGGTCCTCCTAAGGGTGCAGTTTATTGAGAGATGATTGAAACCTGCTGATAAGGAGGGATTTTACGGGGGATTCGCGGAAAGGTCTTGCAACCCTATGTCCACATGCTTCCGGACGAGGGCGGCGGCGCCGGGAGAAGCCCTCGGGGAACGCCTGACGGCGGCCGGCGCGGGTCGAGGCGGGCTCCCCCGCCCCCGACGTTCGGGGCAGGCCCGCATGTTCAGGGCAGACCCGCATGCGGCACGTCGACCCGGGCGACCAGGATGCGGCCTTCTGGCTTGGCGCGGCGATTGGCCTCGATGAAATCCGGCGCGGCCGCCATGAACAACGTGCGGCCATCGGGCCCGCCCAGCGCCGCCGCGAAGATTCCCAGTTCGCCGGTGTCGATCTGCTCCAGGATGCGGCCGCCGCGCGCCACGCGCACGATGCGCTTGCCGATGGCGTCGGCCACCCACAGCGCGCCCTCGGCGTCCAGCGCGCCACCGTCCGGACCGATGGCCGAGGCGGCGATCAGCGTGTGCAGGTCATCCGAGGCCGGCAGCGCGCCGAAGTCGGCCCAGTCGCGACGCGGGCCGAGGCCGCCGTCGGCCAGGATGTCGAATTCCGAGATGCGATTGCCGAAGGTCTCGTTGACGATCAGGGTCTTGCCGTCGGGCGTGATGAAGGAGCCGTTGGGAAAGCACAGCCCGTCGGCCACGGCGCGGGCCGAGCCGTCCGGATCGACCCGGACGACGGTGGTGGTGGCGACGGGCTCGCCCGCCATCAGATCGAAGCCGAAATTGCCCACGTAGGCCCGCCCCTGGCCGTCGACCACCATGTCGTTGATCGGGCCGCCAGTCAGGGCGCTCAGGTCGGCGTGCACGACCAGCGTCCCGTCCGCCTCCCGGCGCAGCACCTTGCGGTCCTTCATGGAGGACACCAGCATGCGGCCGTCGGGCAGCCAGCCCAGGCCGGATGGCTGCTGCGGCACCCTGCAGATCTGCTCGATGCGCCCTTCGAGATCGACGGCGATCACCTGCTCGGTGTAGAAGTCCGACGCCCACAGGCGCCCGTCGCGCCAGCGCAGGCCCTCGAGATAGGTATAACCGGAGGCCAGCACGGACAATTCGCGTTTCGGCATTGCTCTGTCTCCATTATTTTTGCGTGACTGCCGCCGGCGCGCCGGCGGACCGGGCCCTCTCCCGCTCCTTCCGGGGCGGTACGGGGACAAATGATTTTGTCATGACTCAACCGTCCCCAACCTTACAACTAACTGTCAGCTACTCGGGGTTAACATCGCGCCCCGAGGGTTAACCCGCGCAGCCGCAGCACGCCGCGCACGGCCGTTTCCGCCTGCGGAACCGGCCTGGCTTGCCCTGGCATTCCATCATCAGACCGCTAGTCCCGCCCCGTGCCGGCGGCAGGCTTCACGCCAGGCGACCCGGTCCTCCGTTTTGCGTTTTACCGATATGAATACGAAAAAACTGACGCGCTACATCGGCCTGGCCATGGTGCTCGGCGTCTTGGTGGGATACCTCTGCAACAAGTACGCGCAGAACGCGCAGGAGGCCAAGCAGATCGCCTCGTACTTCAGCCTGATCACCGACATCTTCCTGCGCA
The Achromobacter sp. AONIH1 DNA segment above includes these coding regions:
- a CDS encoding SMP-30/gluconolactonase/LRE family protein, whose product is MPKRELSVLASGYTYLEGLRWRDGRLWASDFYTEQVIAVDLEGRIEQICRVPQQPSGLGWLPDGRMLVSSMKDRKVLRREADGTLVVHADLSALTGGPINDMVVDGQGRAYVGNFGFDLMAGEPVATTTVVRVDPDGSARAVADGLCFPNGSFITPDGKTLIVNETFGNRISEFDILADGGLGPRRDWADFGALPASDDLHTLIAASAIGPDGGALDAEGALWVADAIGKRIVRVARGGRILEQIDTGELGIFAAALGGPDGRTLFMAAAPDFIEANRRAKPEGRILVARVDVPHAGLP
- a CDS encoding GFA family protein, with translation MQDAFQKRTSKTDAQVHFTGGCQCGAIRYAVTDEPITAATCHCRDCQYSSGGAPAHALLFPAGSVTLLRGAAKEHRYRGGSGRAVMRSFCPDCGTPLFGGTEGANYDVVRAGSLDDPEAFRARVSLWTGSAPSWHHIDAAAPSFPGNAPPIA
- a CDS encoding phosphoribosylaminoimidazolesuccinocarboxamide synthase; the encoded protein is MTSALHQSSIKSLPLLGRGKVRDMYAVGDDKLLIVASDRISAFDVILDDPIPGKGQVLTELTEFWLQKLAHILPNHSTGVKPEDVVAADEVDQVRGRAVVVKRLKPILVEAVARGYLIGSGWKDYQATGSVCGIKLPAGLQQASQLPEPIFTPAAKAEFGMHDENVDFAHVVKEVGQEMAERIRDVTLKLYTEAARFAATKGIIIADTKFEFGLDDDGTLYLMDEVLTPDSSRFWPADGYRVGISPPSFDKQFVRDWLETQTWDKTPPAPRLPQDVLEKTAAKYREALDRLMA
- the fba gene encoding class II fructose-bisphosphate aldolase (catalyzes the reversible aldol condensation of dihydroxyacetonephosphate and glyceraldehyde 3-phosphate in the Calvin cycle, glycolysis, and/or gluconeogenesis) yields the protein MALVSMRQLLDHAAEHGYGIPAFNVNNLEQVQAIMEAAAETDSPVIMQASAGARKYAGEGFLKYLIQAAVESYPHIPVVMHQDHGQSPAICQGAINLGFSSVMMDGSLKEDGKTIADYDYNVDVTKKVVDIAHKLGVTVEGELGCLGSLETMQGDKEDGHGADGKLTMDQLLTDPEQAADFVRKTQLDALAIAIGTSHGAYKFTRKPTGDILSIARIKEIHARLPNTHLVMHGSSSVPQELLAEIREFGGDMKETYGVPVEEIQEAIKFGVRKINIDTDIRLAMTGAVRRFFAENPSKFDPREYLKPARAAAKAICVARYTEFGTAGNASKIKALPLTEIAAQYASGKLAQVVQ